A single region of the Triticum dicoccoides isolate Atlit2015 ecotype Zavitan chromosome 2B, WEW_v2.0, whole genome shotgun sequence genome encodes:
- the LOC119367669 gene encoding probable protein phosphatase 2C 58: MASVQAQRKVGNQDDGLHGAEQEAVRATGRGRSKASARKVTYGFHLVEGKMPHGMEDRHVAEFRRLDDGNEVGLFGVFDGHSGADVATYLRNHLFDNILGEPDFWEDTMGAIRRAYHRTDRKVLKKKKVTADGEEIVRPRRGGSTAVTVILLNGETLVVANVGDSRAVVCEGGRARQLSVDHQPLRERDAIESRGGFVTEMHGDVPRVDASLAMSRAFGDRKLKEHISSDPDVAIEHVGDDTEFVVVASDGLWKVMSNQEAVDEVRDTRDARKAAVKLVDSAVDRGSKDDIACVVVRIH, translated from the exons ATGGCCTCTGTACAGGCGCAACGGAAG GTTGGAAACCAAGACGACGGCCTCCATGGCGCCGAGCAGGAGGCGGTGCGCGCCACGGGGAGAGGCAGGAGCAAGGCGTCGGCGCGGAAGGTGACCTACGGCTTCCACCTGGTGGAGGGCAAGATGCCGCACGGGATGGAGGACCGCCACGTGGCCGAGTTCAGGCGCCTGGACGATGGCAACGAGGTGGGCCTCTTCGGCGTCTTCGACGGCCACTCGGGCGCCGACGTCGCCACCTACCTCCGGAACCACCTCTTCGACAACATCCTCGGCGAGCCGGACTTCTGGGAGGACACCATGGGGGCGATACGGCGCGCCTACCACCGCACCGACAGGAAGGTGCTCAAGAAGAAGAAGGTGACCGCCGACGGCGAGGAAATAGTAAGGCCACGCCGCGGTGGGTCCACGGCGGTGACGGTGATCCTCCTCAACGGGGAGACCCTGGTGGTGGCCAACGTGGGGGACTCCCGCGCAGTCGTGTGCGAGGGCGGCAGGGCGAGGCAGCTCTCCGTGGACCACCAGCCGCTCCGGGAGCGCGACGCCATCGAGAGCAGGGGAGGCTTCGTCACCGAGATGCATG GGGACGTGCCTCGCGTGGACGCGTCGCTGGCGATGTCGCGGGCGTTCGGTGACCGGAAACTCAAGGAGCACATCAGCTCCGACCCGGACGTGGCCATCGAGCACGTCGGGGACGACACCGAGTTCGTCGTCGTCGCCAGCGACGGGCTCTGGAAGGTGATGTCCAACCAGGAGGCCGTGGACGAGGTCAGGGACACGCGCGACGCCCGGAAGGCGGCGGTGAAGCTCGTGGATTCGGCGGTGGACCGGGGAAGCAAGGACGACATCGCTTGCGTCGTCGTGCGCATCCACTGA